The genomic segment CGTAGGCTCGGGGCGAGGGGCCGCCCCGGGGCGAGCAGCCCTCCTCGCGGGGGCCCGGGCTGCGGCGCGGGGGGCCCGCGTAGCCGTCTCGGCCCCGCCCGCGcaccccgccgccgccgccgctgcgcGCCGGGCCCGACGGCGCGGGCCGCTTGGGGGGCGGGCCTGCGCGGCGCGGCGGGGGCGGCCCGCGCTTCGGGGCCAGCGGCGCCCTGGGCCGCGGGTCGAGGTCGCCCGCGTAGCCGCCGTCggcgcccggcccggcccgggcAGGGGGGCGCCGCGGGCCGCCGCGGGCTCCGCGCAGGCCGGGGCGGCCGCGGCTGCGGGCGGGCGGCGGGCCCCGCCGGGCGCCGTCGAAGGCCGGCTTGGTGGCCTGGGCCACCTTGATGGCCTTCCCACCCAGGGACTTGCCGTTCAGGTCTCTGGCGGCCGCCTTGGCGTCTGCCGGGCTCTCGAAGGAGACGAAGGCGAAGCCCCTGGACTTGCCCGTCTCCCGGTCCTTCATCAGGAGCAGCTCGGCGATGCGGCCGTACGGGCCGAACGCGGCCTCGAGGGCCGGCTCGTCGGTTTCGGGGCTGAGCCCGCCGACGAAGAGCTTCCCCGGGCGGTCGGCCTCCACCATGTCTGCCGCTCGGGGGCGGGCGGCGGGACGTGGGCGCGCTCCTTCTGGGCGCCGAGCCCGCGGCCGAGGGCGGCCCCTACCGGTCGGGCGGCGCGTCGCCGCGGAGCCCCCGCTGCGCAGTCGTCCCCGCAGCCCGCCGGGCACCTGCACGTCGTGATTGGTCGAGGACCGCCCGCCGCCGTCGAGGGAGGGCGGCGGTTTTGCCCCTCGCTTTCCAGTCGTTAAACCTCGGCTCATGCACCTGTGCTGGGCTTCAGTTCTTTAAATCACTCCCAAAGCTCAACTGCAGAAGACGACAttaggtttaaagaaaaaaaagatttttttttttaatcccactgCTGGTAATGAGAGGGATTTTCATGCATCCCAAGtcaagtgacccaagccacgttgaaacagaaaaattaactgaaaaacgAAGTGGGACCGTTGTTAAAGTTTCCAGACGCAGGTGGTACGTAAAATATATGCCGAATAGGCTTTTCTGCATCAGCAAAGGGGAGGAGAGCTTGGCAAGGGGAGGGTTCCTCGGTGGAAGAGCAAGAAGAGGGGTGGTCCTTCGGATGCACCATCTTCCCGTTCGGCACCgttttcttcaatttttcaaCCTTCAGAGGACTCAGCTTCACGTGGCAGTGACCCTGCCCTTTAGAGTAAATACTGCCCACAAGTCACCCGAGGAACAACATAAAGGGAAACTTTAAAAGCACTTGGACCACTCACCAGACTAGCACCTAAGCATGAAATACCAAAGCTTCACCTCTTCCTGTCGAACGACAAAGAGGTACACCTCAGGAACAGAAAACATTTGGGGTTCACTCAAATAAACTACACAATTCGAATGTGTCCTTACCATATTCTCTGAATAGCAATACGTGTGCAGAGTAAACGGATGAAGTGTTTTTACCTGAGACTGAGATTATAATGGCTAAAGCCACTTAATATCATTCACTTAGTATttgtgcatgtatacacacatatatacacacgccTGTGTGTTACACCAGCTTATTGCAATAGCCATATAATGGTGGTGAAAGCAGgcatttttatgtttctgattTTAAGGGGACACTTTTCAGATTTTGAGATGTTTTTAGCATACATGAATGGAAGCTAAAGTTTAAATGCGTTATATCAGTTCATATGATGAACTGTAGtaacaaatttttattatgaaatcatCATTATACTTCTAAGGTAAACGTCCCAGTTTGGGATGTATTCATTTTTCAATATAGTAACAAATGTTGTTGGCTTAGAAATTTTACGTTTTTGAGCATAAAGGGTACCAATAATTTTCTTTCCCATACTGAGCTGGGAAGATTTTTGCcttaaatttcttttagttttcagtctgttcagatttttaaaaatttcttcttggcATGGTTGTTCTAAGCTACactttttttctaagagttacccttttttgttttgtcagtagCCGTGTCCTGTTTTGCTCTGTCCCTTTTTTTGTGGCCAGTCTTGCCAGAagtgttttatcttttcaaagaacgagcCTT from the Sus scrofa isolate TJ Tabasco breed Duroc chromosome 9, Sscrofa11.1, whole genome shotgun sequence genome contains:
- the RBMXL2 gene encoding RNA-binding motif protein, X-linked-like-2, with product MSRGLTTGKRGAKPPPSLDGGGRSSTNHDVQVPGGLRGRLRSGGSAATRRPTGRGRPRPRARRPEGARPRPAARPRAADMVEADRPGKLFVGGLSPETDEPALEAAFGPYGRIAELLLMKDRETGKSRGFAFVSFESPADAKAAARDLNGKSLGGKAIKVAQATKPAFDGARRGPPPARSRGRPGLRGARGGPRRPPARAGPGADGGYAGDLDPRPRAPLAPKRGPPPPRRAGPPPKRPAPSGPARSGGGGGVRGRGRDGYAGPPRRSPGPREEGCSPRGGPSPRAYAYRDDGARDDGPWRGYGDRDGYAGRDRAYADRAGGGPFREPAESYGDPRSAGPAPAYGGGRYGEARCCSPDAYAGGRAERSSGGRDRLGRADRGPPPALERGCPPPPRDSYRRSGRRAPRGGGRPERGGLRSRY